The Paroedura picta isolate Pp20150507F chromosome 6, Ppicta_v3.0, whole genome shotgun sequence genome segment AGACTTTAATCATGAGAAAATACAAAGTTTTGCTCCATGTCTGGCAACCCAGTGTGGTCACATGTGATGAAATAACTCAGGTAAACAGGGCCTGCACTTTCCAATAGAATTGGAAAACTTTCCTGAAATACTGGCAGATATATTCTACTTGGGTGATATCTTTTCTTGGCACCTATCTGCCAAGTCGCAAACTCCCATTCACTACTTCAGAGGACTGAGATTTCATTAGTGAGTTATATGTCATTAATGATGCTCCATTCTTTCTGAAAGTTAATTTTCCTGTTTGGAAATAACTGTATTCAGAAACAGGTTAAAATCTTGTATTTTTATTAGTTCTTGTATGGGTCTTTTACTTTATTTGGTCTATTAGATAAAGTATTAGGAATTTCAATCTCCAGGAATGTGAATTTTTCGGACAAAATATTTACACAGCCACATAACTGAATCAACAGTGTGATTCTTGTGTATATGTTGTAAACTTGTACAATGCTTATTTTTAGTGGTGAGAGCTGTCAGTTTGGACATATGCTGATAAGTGTCTGCCTTAATTATTGTCTGCATTAGGAAAAATGTTTACACGTGTAAATAAAATGTTAATGAAGCTATGAGACAGCCAACAGATACACTTGTTTGACATTCATTATTGTGAAATATGCTCTATTATTAAGCGTCTGCAGAATATGGAAATAaatctgttttaaataaaatagcaGAGAATAGTAAAGTGTATGCTAGATAATTACAGCACAGACTATAAATGCTTACAGCTTAGAGTTCTCTGAGTTCCATACATTTCATAATTTTAGAACCAGCTGCATACCACCTCTCTGGAGAACAGTTGCTTCTCAGAATTTATTGAAGACCTAATGAGAAGTCATGAGGAAATTTACATAAAATTCCAATCTCTTTCCTTGGGGTTATATAAAGAAGGAATCTCCTAACTCTTGGTGTTGCTGTCTGCCAAATTGGGAGGCATGATCCTGAGTGAGTTTGTGCAAAGTGTCTGTTTGAATATTTGTTTAGGTTCTTTTAGGTTGCAGATATAATGTATCTTTAACCCATGCCTTTGATTACGAGTTTCAACTAATCAGATTTTTAATAATCTGTTTCTGATTTATAGATATGTTTATGCTGCTTCTGTCCACTGGCttgtttttaattgccttttCCATCCTGCAATATTTAATTGTAAGCTGTCTCAAAAAAGGAGGTAGCatagaaatagaaatattttaaataaatcttgGTGAAATTTTAGATTCCTGCTTTACGACAGGTTAGGTCAGAGATCCTTAAAGGGTGGGGATGGGATAAAAACAGATACAGCAGCAGAACATGTATTAAGTTATGCATATGCTTACCACACCTGTTAGTAGTTCTTGTCCTCACGTTCCTGCTATATACATTCCATCTTCTGCTACTTTTCCTACTTTGAAACTCCATCCTTCTTTGTTCACTTCTGTGTCCCCATTTGCCCTTAATTTTTCCCCTATTCATCAGGGGCtacatttgaaaacatttttatataCAATCAAGCATATCAGAATGCTTGAAATAATATAGTGCTCTGAGACTccaattaaatttaattttacaAGGCACATATTTACTAAGAAAGattcattgttctcctctccagtAACTGTGCTTCATTCAGAAATAGGAGTTGCTGTGTGCTGGTTCAAGAACAGCAGGATGTGTTTCTTTTTCAGGTTGTATATATTAactctgccattaaaaaaaaccaaaaccctcTTCCAGCACAGAATAAAACATATAGCAGCCGGgaatgtaaggttgccagctctgcattgggaaatacctggagatttgggtgatagaacctgagaagggtggggtttggagagatgAGATATTTAATCATGTgtaatataatgccacagagtctgccttccaaagcggccattttccacaggtgaactgatttttgttttctggagatcagttgtaatctcaggagatcgcCACCCACTATCTGGGGGCTGACAACCTTAATGGAGTGGTCCTTGCCAAATAATTCTTGGGCTAGAAACAGACCTTAAAAATAAACCTCTTCCCAAAGTTAAAAGAACATATTTGGCCTGGTACCTACATACAGTAGGCTAAGTGCCAAGCGGGGTTCAAGGGAAGCAACCAGTTCTGCCTGAACAAGAAAGCTATATGGAGTAGTCATTGGTCCTTCCCACCCTCCGtctgaagaaaaaaaggaaacagttTGAATAAATAGGCTTGTGTGCAGCAGTATGTATAAGTCATTGTGAATAACCAGAACTTGTATTGATGTCACAGTTTCAGACtacctagatcaggctttctcaatcctggggtttcttgacatgcctggaaaggtttcctgaatgtgtggtagttaattcatttttaatatatcttttaaaatctgttaaacatttatcaggtgatatgaacatggccaatgatgggcctggaggtggtgggaaggagaggggccccaggtggacatgtacacaattTTCCTTCCGAATCATATTCTGCAGCATTGTGCCACTTCcggagtttcttgaagcttgaagaatgtttcaggttttttcagcggtaagaaagttgagaaaggctgacctagatacACACACACTTGAAACTGAATAATGAAAATGGAAGAAGATTATTATTGGAACTTGGGTGCTAATAAGTAGCTTTTCCAtacagctgccccccccctccatgctctAACAGGATTGACAGTCACATTGGTATGACTGAAGTGCACTCATCTTTAAAATTTGTTCTACTTAGACGCAATTAATCCTATGTTgatgctgctcccctcccccatgtggtTATCATTTGTGCTGTAGCAGTTGTGTTCTCTTACTTTTGTGTTTTTGTTAACTTTTTCTCTACTTTACTGCTACTGTTTTCTTTcctgcagcagtggaatagaaatACTCTGAACTTGATAACTTTGTAAAGCAAGGTCATCAGCTGCTGTTGCTAGGAAACCTGTTCAGTTAAAATTTAGTTCAAGAACCAGTTTCAGGAGTGTTTAGAAAATGCTGTGAAAATATTACTTCTAAAATAAAagctgtttattcatttatttctgttttctgctgttttctccaaTGACTCAGGATAgattacaacaaaaataaaatgtcaaatataaaatacaagtaCAAACATAAGAatttaaattgaattataaaatgTCAAAAGAATAAACTACTGAATGTGTCCAGCTCTCCTGTCATATTAAAGATGATATACCAATGCTTCAATAAGATGGGCTGTACCTACTTAAATGTTCTTGTATGCATATTTTCCCTTATctgtattaaataaaaataataatatgtcaGCATACATAGCCTATTGAGAAAAAAAGGAATTATTTATTTGGGACAAttcaatggctgatttggaaggtggataTTGTACCCTTCACtctcagatctcctggaatctcccCGTCAGATGTTCGTAACCCTGGCCTGGCTGGCTCTAGGGATTTTGAGAGCCACAGGGGGCAAAATAAACCCCCACAACAGCATCCTGtgtcatctacaccagtggtccccaacctttttatcacggggaccggtcaacgcttgacaattttactgaggccccaagtggggggagggtagtcttttgctaagggatgtcactgccaccacctgagcccctgctccgcttgctttcccaccagcgcccctgacttcccgctgcccactggccatggtggccactggagagcaccaaagatgagccggcagcagaattgcagggcagcccttgaggcagcagccggggaggacgaggaggagctgtggcccggtaccaaccgatctacagactggtcccggtccgtggaccgggggttggggacagctgatctacacaacaaccctgtgtgataGTCCTCAAATTTTTTGGGAAGTGAAGATACATGCATGGCTTggttgcatcttccctccagtggcaaggctgttgctgcctctcctttttttaaaaaaatcaggtaattctggaagatatccaagattttttttggggggggggagtggtcctGAGAAAATCCAGGTACATTTGGGGTGTAGCTCAAAATACCAATGAGgtgtttttcaggtatatttttcaggtagatccaaatgcacatccctacagTATGCTGCTTTGTAGCAATAAATGAGGTGCTTTCTCCATGGTTCCTGCCCATTTAAGGTCAAAGCCTTCTAGTTCTTAGGAATTACAGGGTTCCATACCTGCGGAGACAAGCTCTGTCCCTAGGACTTGATGGATGCCAGATATCCTGAGAGAGGGAAGACCAATTTCAGTACCATCAAGATGTTAGGGAATGGATAGTTTTCTGTTTGACAGTTAATATTCAGGTTTGATTCTTCTGGGATTGTACTGGATGATATGCAGAGTACATGATAGTCAAGATAACTATCAAAATGTAATTGATCAATGCAGGACTGCAAATGTTTGCTTTCAGCagtggttccccaaccttttttgggccggggacaggtgggggagagggaggcctggggaccaggagaggagagagggacaGGCACCGCCATGCCAGCAGGTGCAAACGCGCAGGCACAGAGCTACTGTgtttgcacctccctcccccctcccgcaatgCTGTGCTCCCGGCACAGCGTGCACTACGCtgtagaggggagggaggcacaccCACTGGTGTGATGgaacctgcacctccccccccccccccgccgtagCCTGGTACCGAAGGCTCCACTGCCCAGCACCGGTCTGTGGCCCTGGGGATTGGGTAACACTGCTTTACAGAATATTTTCGTAGTTTAAATGGCAGTGATTTCTGCATTTTACAAATCTGGAATCTCTAAAATGCATAGGAGTTACAGTAGGTACATGTAGGATTTCAAAATTTGCCTATATTTTCATATTCCTCTTGAATATTTCTGAAATACTTTGGTCATTGTACAGATGTGTTCCAATAATTGGAAAAGTGTCTCTTGCAAATATATCCTTCAGAACACAGCATGCAAATGAGGATTAAACTGATGTTCTAGGAGGAGATGAAGCAGAAAAAGCTGTCAAAAGAATTAGAGCTCTGAACTGTAGGGTTTTAGGAAAACATTAAACCACACATTGCTATAATAAACTGCCTTTATCTGAAAACAAAATTCCATGACCCAGCAAACTGTCATATGCTCTCTGGTTGTGAAGAATACTATATACAGATGTTTTTAGCCCAACTTTTGAAGTCTAACCTTTTACTGGAAAAACAAGGAAGGATGTGACTGCTTCCTGGTGCTAACATCTAGTCATCCCCTCCTTTGTCAATTTTAGTCCATAGTAACTGTTTAGATTTGATTACATGGTGTGGAAGGTCTCAACTACATGAACGATGCCTTCAGCATCCCCTGGGTAATCCCTCTATTACCCCTCCTCCCGGGGCAATACCACCCACCTTGTCAACTCCTGTTCTAAACTGTACTCAACTGTACAAAATAGATCTTTTACATTCCCTGTAAAGTACTGAGAAAGTGCGGAAATTAGGAAAGAGATGAATGCTTGCTCTTCTTCCATCAGTGAATGGTATGAGGATGAGGGGATAATGTTTTTGAACATTTCAGCTGTCATGGCAAATCACATTTGGAACAATCAGTTAACTAGCCAAAATAAACATGGTTTAGCATCAAAGTACTGTATCCACCAGCAACCCATATTTAGACAGGCTatatatatcatcatcatcatcatcatatattatAAACCAGATTTTGATCAAACATTAATTGTTAAATGTGATTTGTTATGACCTCTGAGGGTGGCATTGCTTTTCAGCCCAATACAGTGATTTTTGGCAAGACTTGTGCAAACCTAGATCCAAAGATAAATAAACCAAGTAGACAGATTCCTCCTTAGGACCCAAATAAACCTATATTCTATGTGCAAAATGTGTTTTGGAATAAAACAAAAGGTGTCAACGGTCTATAGAATCTCTACATTTTTTAACAActcttttccatttctgtctTTTCTAAATAGGTTGAATGCTGATTGAGCTTCATTCTGCGTTGTCTTTTCAAAATTGATTAAAAAGTCCCCTGAGTGATAGTGAAAAGTCCCCTTTGACTGTTACAACCCAGTACACGTTATTATACCAGCACAATGGCTTTTTTATTCCTCTTGGCTGATAGTTATATACCAATCTATAGTATTAATCTTTCATCTTGTACTGGCTTTCATTGGGTTTTATTTTACTACTCCCTTCAGCTAATTGGTAGTGTCTTCCAGCAGTGCAAGGCTCCTTCCACTGGGAGAGTATGCTGCCACTGGCTGAACAAAGTGGTAGGATAAAATTTGCAGTATTTTGTCAATAATGACtgtcatctttaaccgctcctgcggttaaataaaagagtaagaccacctggggaggagttagggcgggccctgtccaggataaaaactcagagggtccAATAAGGAGCCGTTTCACCGAGTgttcatccagggccaagcagcccatggggaggcgcacaaagtgccttcctattggtccctcaccaggacagaccaaaattccattcacccagcccagtctggatgccagtctgctcctgaacaccgcagggagaggaggtcagcaaggctaacaagggggatgagaacacagccctttttgccccaaggctgtcctaactgtcatgtccaactgtaaattgcctcagaaccctgacagagctggcaggaggctggagagtgttccccatcccccccttcaggcctgctgcggagcctctgacaggccctgactgagggaaggaggcctttccaagagcaacgcaggggagccagAGGGCCTTCCTTTTGCCGGGggtggggactttccccttctgtcaaagaattgcctgacagggagtccacagaaaagccccttctcacttaaaatactgctctgcctggaggttagacacagccaagccatgtgtctttcttctttgcaactctctgtggatttgaggccactgcacagcgttattctgcagaggaaactggctcttttgtctcctattacatctgcacaacaaccctgtggagtacgcctcaagtatttcaattcaacaacaacctgtgtgggaagccttaaaggtttcttctctacaacaaccctgtccaaagtagccctttctgcctggggagctgatactctgcaggtgagctgtaattccaggagctctccaggccacacctgtaggttggctactcctgggttggaaatattcctggaggtttggaggtgggacttcaaaatcaaacaatgcctcagagtccagccttcaaatgagccatttttgcctgcagttggtagggagtggtgcaggagtttccctcctggcctatgggttatagccagcccttaccagcaactgtttgtattctggggcgcagacaggcagaccagcatcagtcctgtgagtctggaaagtgcaggatgatctaaataaatatttacagcctgaaactataaatagagaacaagtaaatgtcccCCTTGgcagacacatagtaactgaaatgacttattggcctggcaaataaccttggcctggcaaatttaaaaaacagtataaaaaaccttactaagatcaagactgctgtgcacagagtcttcctcttagggttgccagcttccctgtgaggctcgctaccccacctccctcatggggagtctgctatggggagagaaagggaagacgattggaaaatgctttgagatacctgaggcctgctgggtcactgtggcctattcccagttttctcagatctctcacaaacccacatacctcacaggttgactattgtggagagacgaatggaaaaggtgtttgtaaaccgctttgagactcctttgggtagtaagcaatagggtacaaaaatccgttcttctaaggaacaaccatgaaagacgcatgtgggcacataacattttaccaacagtgaaaacatgggagacagaaggaacagggtggacccctatgtactgtgactaccccatgtgtattagggcagaggggcattttggtgaatgtggcctaattcacacatgaaggggaatgacacagaactgggggggaattggttgccatgtaatcttcccctaagaagagtcttcagtctgattttcccttcacatatctgaggacatggctctggaaagctcatctgtaaccactatgccaaaattcccaaaggtcagtcctctcccacactcaacgaacagtccacaccacaggttcttgacacccatatctccacacccataccctcatttgccaccatgccaccacagcctcccatacaacacacacattcaaccccatgcccttactgactggacaactcctccccttcctcttcccactgccaagctctagcgcctgttgtattcttggagacaacgggctttgccccttgtTAATTTATAATCTTGACCTTTAATATGTTAAGAGATACACACATCTTTCATTTTATGATAAGGATTTCTAATTAGAAAACTGTTTGATCTTgttggggagaaggaaagaagtAAAATCTTCCGTCTCTCCAGCAAACATCTGTAAAAGCATGAAGTTTGCAATATGCGTCTTCAGAAGAATAATGTTTTGAAACTGAAACGTAAGGAACCGGCCAATGTGAAGTAGCTGAATTTTTATTTACATAAATTATAATATTTGTGTTTTCACAACCTTTCTTGTTAGATCTGAATGAAGGTGTGACAATAACATCAACAGAACAAACCATGATAACAAAGGCCCAAGGAGAGAAAGTCACATTGCCATGCACATTCACTTTTGGTCCGCAAGATACAGGCTCGCTAGACATAGAATGGGTCTTAGTGGAACCAAATGAAGAGCAAACTGTAAGTAATAGCTTTACATTTTTGGCTATCATGTAGGTGTCACtttccattttaaatttaaatgatttCATCTAGGCCCACTTACGTGCTTGATTCAAGATGGATAATGTCTTAAAGATCAAAAAGATTTCTCAAgatgtaagctttcaagagtcaaagctctcttcaacAGGTACAAGTAGTTATCTGCCATAATCCATATGCTTGTTAACAGCCATCACATCAGACAGTAAATTAAAAcacttaattccccccccccccacacacacacacacacaacctgcaGGATACCTGCAGGataaatatgtatttatatttgtaaTAGTAATATAAATCagtaaataaagtttatatatcTCAGTCATGTCTGAGTATAGCTACTGCTGTATAGAGCTGAAACGCAGAACATGGCTCCCACCAACACCTTTTGTGGCACTCATCAAGGGCTTTTAGAAGAGGGCGGGACTGAGTAGGGCTTCTGTCCAGTAATGCTTCTCATTGCCTGAGTATATTAAAAGGCATTCTTGTTAaatagagcttctgcctgaatacaattatagaataacagagttggaagggacctcatgggtcatctagtccaaccccctgcactatgcaggacactcacaaacatccactgtaacctgccacgcccttgaaccttcacagaatcagcctgtcagatggctatccagcctctgtttaaaaatctccaaagatggagaacctaccatgTCCCAAGAAAACCTGTTGATGAGTTACTATTAAAGTTATATAAACGTGACCCCTGATGTCTTGTGGTGGGCTctgcctcctacagcagccattttgtggctgtgcccaccaccctgtatcaaaattccaaaagtgtctACAGGTTTTAAAAGTTAGGGAACCCCTGGTATAGAAAAaccatttagaacagtggtccccaacctttttatcaccggggaccactcaccggagaccactcaatgccttttactgaggcccggtggggggggggtagtttacttctctactctcaaccactgctctaacgctctctaatcactatggtaatgtttaaacatcccttcaaaataaaatacagacacgccacaacaatgaacataacgaacattttattttcatggaaattttaactcatgacaatgacaaatcaatgggaaccctgagcttgtttctctgcaacgagatagtctcatctgggagtgatgggagacaatgacacccaaagtgtgttttaaaaggccgggggggtgaagtaaaggaggggggagaaggcgtgcttcaggacccacctccaattagtcgaaggaccacatgtggtcggcggcccacaggttggggatcgctaatttagaatATACTAACTTAAGCAAAATATTGTGTCTGAACCAATATATTTGACTGGCTTTAAGAAAATAATTCTCTTTTTTCCCAGGTCATTATGTACAATGGAGACAGAATTTATGATAGGTATAACATGGATGGACGAGTACAGTTTGTTAATCCAAATCCTGCTACTGGAGATGCTACTATTGATATCCTGAATTTACAGGCAACTGACACTGGTACATATCAGTGTAAGGTGAAGAAACCACCTAGTGTTCAGACCCAAAGAATTCAGCTGACAGTACTTGGTAAGATGATTTTGTTGAGTCTTTTGAATGTGGAAGATTTatgttacagctgacttatggcaaccccaaaggattttcaaggcataagatgagcagtgatagtttgctattgcctgctgcTGTGTAGCAACCTTAGAATTCCTGGGTGctttcccatccaggtactagtCAGGTACTGCTTTGCTTCTTTGAATCTTTTGGATACCACCATATGTACATACAccatttttggtttaattttaaCATAAAGGGTTATTTGCTAAATAGTTGGATAGAATGCTTAGAGCCATGAATACATAAAATTAACAGGATTGCCTGTTTATATTATGCCTTGTGAAGTACCTCAACTGGCAGTGAACTTCACAGTTTAAATAATCAAcaagtaaagaaatatttcccttTGTCTACCCTGAACTTATTTCTCAGCAATTTTATTGGGTCTTCCCAAGTTCTGGTATTATGGAAGAGACATAAAGAAAGACTTCCTCCATCTGCTTTTTCTACTCTTTGTTATCTTTTTTTTCAATGTACTTTTAGAATTATAATCACCAGAAATGCATGAATGCACTGTGAAAAATGAGGCCACATCATAGGTTTCTGTGGCATGACAATATTGCCATTATATTTTTAATCACTTTCTTAATAATTTCTAACATGGTGTTTGCCTCTTTGACCAATCCTGTACACTAGATTAACGTTTTCATTGAGCTTTCCAAGATCTTTAAATCTCTGTCTCAaccagttcagaccccatcaatgtatatttaaaattaggatttttttgTTCCAGTACACATCACCTTGCACTTATCCATGTTGAACCTATTTGTCACATGTTCATCTACTCACCCATTTCAGGGAAATCCTTCTGTAGCTCTTTGCTCTCTACCTTGGTTTGCACCATCCTGAATCAACACAAATATGTGATTAATTTGCATTGTTCATTGTCAGTGCAGTTTTATTCtggattattattaatttattcttATTGTGTGGGCAGTTTTGGCTCACTGGTTTAAAGTTGTACTACTGGAATTATCCCTGCCTCTTGTCAAAAAATTGTGTCTATGCTACTTGATAATATTGCTTCAGATGCATCTGTTAATAGTGGAGTAGTTCATGCTATGAGTGGTGAGTAGTTATCAGTGGCAAGTAGGCTTAGATTAGTAGTACGTCTATTGGCAAGGAATGATGGTAGAGCTGTATTCATATTTTTAATGGAGGAGGAAGCTAATCCTCTTTTGAAGGTATTAACAACTGATAGATGATAGAAAAGCCACTCCTCAACATGGTTAGAAAATTCTTTATATAACAGTCTGGGGTGTATTTGTTGTTTCTGAGTTTGCTATAAATACTAATTAATGAATTTCTATCTTTGAGCTTATTAATAGTAGGATATGCTTTCTTTCTTAGTAAAACCAACAAAGACTAACTGTTACGTTGAAGGATCTCAGGAGATTGGAACAGATCTTACTCTGAAATGTAAATCTAAAGAAGGGTCCCCCATCATAACCTACTATTGGAAGAAAGGCACTGGTACAGAGGAACTTCCCGCCACTGCAATATCAAGTATGTTTATTTTTTTAGCTGATAAAAACATAGATGTCTACACCATATTTATTCAGTATTTGATGTCAAAAGACTAAGCATTTGTAATGAAGTGGAAGAAGAAtcaaaatgtttcttctccttgaATAAAGAAAATATAGTAAGCATAAAGTATTTTGTTGCTTCTAATGTTAAATTCTGGTTTATCAAGTTTGTTTAGGGTAAATAGTATATACAGTGGCAAGCATGTACAGTGGCCACAATTTTTTAGAATTTTGTTGATTCTATGGACCCTTTGTGCTGGACTTCTGGCTAAAAGCTTTGTATTACAACATTGGAGAGTTAAATGCCCACCTCATCATTTGATTAAATACCTTAGAATTTTATCAGTAGTTGAATGCATGGCATGTAGATGACAAATTGAGTAGAGACTTAATTTCAGATGTTTGGAAAGTTTCTTTCAAACATTGTATAGATCTGTCACCACTGTTACATTTTCCCTGTACTTTATGCaggacttttaaaattattaatctgTTTCTGTATTTGAGACCTCCCCACACAAGTTTTTTTAAGAAtgaatctttttaaaatgttgattctACAAAGCAGTATTGTTTCATAAATTTCTGATCACTATTTTATATATCTTCTTATAGATTCAGATACAGGTGATCTTTTGCTGAAGAACGCTTCCCAGATTCACTCTGGCATGTACACATGTAGAGCTTCCAACAGAGTTGGTACAGATGAATGTTCTCTCGAGCTGAACGTGACCCGTCGTAAGTATTAGAAGATATTGAAGAAGTGCTCAAGCAGTAACAAAGAATTTACCTTGTAATAGCTTGATGGAAATGTAGAAAGTTATTTGTTTTCCTCTACACTAATGGATCATGAAGTTATATGAGAAGTTTTCATTATATATGAAAAGTTTATGAATCTTTAGAAACTTAAATGAAGTGCATGAAAAGTTTATGAATCTTTTGAAGCTTAAATGAAGTGCATGAAAAGTTTATGAATCTTTTGAAGTTCAAACAAAGTGCATGTATTCGTTTTAGGTATGTGAAGAAAAATAAAGCATGTCCAAGTAGTATCTGCCTTATTTGTTTTTAGCTACAAATAGAGCTGGTAGAATTGCTGGAGCAATCATAGGCACTTTGCTGGGTCTCTTGTTACTGGCTTTTTTCATCTTCTGTTGCCTCAAGAAACAAAGAGAGAAGAAATATGAAAAGGAAGTACATCATGATATCAGGTATGTGATTCTGAGTACCTGAGGACATGACCTCATAATTGCAAATGACACTTCAAAAAAAATCTACACATATATGAGCTGTCTATCTTGAGATCTGTTCCCAATCTTATTTTTCTCTCTATTCACTGCCGGGGGAAGGGGAATGACAGTTCAAAtttgcatataaaaataaaaaattaaggaAACTGCTTAATCTAAA includes the following:
- the CXADR gene encoding coxsackievirus and adenovirus receptor isoform X2, producing MESPPLLCLLYAALLFRADLNEGVTITSTEQTMITKAQGEKVTLPCTFTFGPQDTGSLDIEWVLVEPNEEQTVIMYNGDRIYDRYNMDGRVQFVNPNPATGDATIDILNLQATDTGTYQCKVKKPPSVQTQRIQLTVLVKPTKTNCYVEGSQEIGTDLTLKCKSKEGSPIITYYWKKGTGTEELPATAISNSDTGDLLLKNASQIHSGMYTCRASNRVGTDECSLELNVTRPTNRAGRIAGAIIGTLLGLLLLAFFIFCCLKKQREKKYEKEVHHDIREDVPPPKSRASTARSYIGSNRSSLGSMSPSNMDGYAKTQYNKVPSEEFERAPVQTPNFQPSKYDIGNRMGDITVV
- the CXADR gene encoding coxsackievirus and adenovirus receptor isoform X1 — encoded protein: MESPPLLCLLYAALLFRADLNEGVTITSTEQTMITKAQGEKVTLPCTFTFGPQDTGSLDIEWVLVEPNEEQTVIMYNGDRIYDRYNMDGRVQFVNPNPATGDATIDILNLQATDTGTYQCKVKKPPSVQTQRIQLTVLVKPTKTNCYVEGSQEIGTDLTLKCKSKEGSPIITYYWKKGTGTEELPATAISNSDTGDLLLKNASQIHSGMYTCRASNRVGTDECSLELNVTRPTNRAGRIAGAIIGTLLGLLLLAFFIFCCLKKQREKKYEKEVHHDIREDVPPPKSRASTARSYIGSNRSSLGSMSPSNMDGYAKTQYNKVPSEEFERAPVQTPNFQPSKVAAPNLSRMGAIPVMIPAQSKDGSIV